One region of Catenuloplanes indicus genomic DNA includes:
- a CDS encoding L-ribulose-5-phosphate 4-epimerase — MTIPTSLTETVAKLRAEVCLLHSELTRWGLVTWTSGNVSARVPGADLMVIKPSGLSYDDLTPESMVVCDLDGTVVDGTHGPSSDTDSHAYVYRAMPEVGGVVHTHSPYATAWAARGEEIPCVITAMADEFGGPIPIGPFALIGSDDIGKGIVETLSGHRSPAVLMRSHGPFTIGKNAKAAVKAAVMCEDVARTVHFATLRGPVQPLPQHHIDSLYDRYQNVYGQRPAPAA, encoded by the coding sequence ATGACCATCCCGACCTCGCTGACCGAGACCGTGGCCAAGCTGCGGGCCGAGGTGTGCCTGCTGCACTCCGAGCTGACCCGCTGGGGCCTCGTCACGTGGACCAGCGGCAACGTCTCGGCCCGGGTGCCCGGTGCCGACCTTATGGTGATCAAGCCGAGCGGCCTGTCCTACGACGACCTGACGCCGGAGTCGATGGTCGTCTGCGACCTGGACGGCACCGTGGTGGACGGCACGCACGGCCCGTCCAGCGACACGGACTCGCACGCGTACGTCTACCGCGCGATGCCCGAGGTCGGTGGCGTGGTGCACACGCACAGCCCGTACGCGACGGCCTGGGCCGCACGCGGCGAGGAGATCCCCTGCGTGATCACCGCGATGGCCGACGAGTTCGGCGGCCCGATCCCGATCGGCCCGTTCGCGCTGATCGGCAGCGACGACATCGGCAAGGGCATCGTCGAGACGCTGTCCGGCCATCGCTCGCCGGCCGTGCTGATGCGCAGCCACGGGCCGTTCACCATCGGCAAGAACGCGAAGGCCGCGGTCAAGGCCGCGGTGATGTGCGAGGACGTGGCGCGTACGGTGCACTTCGCCACGCTCCGCGGCCCGGTCCAGCCGCTGCCGCAGCACCACATCGACTCGCTCTACGACCGGTACCAGAACGTCTACGGCCAGCGCCCGGCACCGGCTGCCTGA
- a CDS encoding LacI family DNA-binding transcriptional regulator — translation MPRRRTSGPPIMADVARLAGVSHQTVSRVLNEHPNVRPETRDRVLAAIEELAYRRNFSARALVTSRTQTLGVVAFDTTLFGPASTLYGIEQAAREAGYFVSIVSLKSITRETVRKALDYLAAQSVDGYIVLAPQQAAIEAITDLPLGLPVVAVEGPNAGDVPIVAVDQAGGGALATRYLLDLGHRTVWHIGGPADWLEADARVRGWESELTGAGRPVPPPIRGDWSPRSGYQAGAELATLARTEPGRITAIFVGNDQMALGALRALREADIRVPEDVSVVGFDDIPEAEFFPPPLTTVTQDFTEVGRRSMRMLLAQLDSARPDHPPDALRDIVPARLAIRSSTARFIDQ, via the coding sequence ATGCCGCGCAGACGGACATCCGGCCCGCCCATCATGGCCGACGTGGCCCGCCTGGCCGGTGTCTCCCACCAGACGGTCTCCCGGGTGCTCAACGAGCACCCGAACGTGCGGCCGGAGACGCGCGACCGGGTGCTGGCCGCGATCGAGGAGCTGGCCTACCGGCGCAACTTCTCGGCCCGCGCGCTGGTCACCAGCCGCACCCAGACGCTCGGCGTGGTCGCGTTCGACACCACGCTGTTCGGCCCGGCCAGCACGCTCTACGGCATCGAGCAGGCGGCGCGCGAGGCCGGATACTTCGTCTCGATCGTGAGTCTCAAGAGCATCACCCGTGAGACGGTGCGGAAGGCGCTGGACTACCTGGCCGCCCAGTCCGTCGACGGGTACATCGTGCTGGCGCCGCAGCAGGCCGCGATCGAGGCGATCACCGACCTGCCGCTCGGGCTGCCGGTCGTCGCGGTCGAGGGGCCGAACGCGGGCGACGTGCCGATCGTCGCGGTCGACCAGGCCGGCGGCGGCGCACTCGCCACCCGGTACCTGCTCGACCTCGGCCACCGCACGGTCTGGCACATCGGCGGCCCGGCCGACTGGCTGGAGGCGGACGCCCGGGTGCGCGGGTGGGAGTCCGAACTGACCGGGGCCGGTAGGCCGGTGCCGCCGCCGATCCGCGGCGACTGGAGCCCGCGCTCCGGCTACCAGGCCGGCGCCGAGCTGGCCACGCTCGCGCGCACCGAGCCGGGCCGGATCACCGCGATCTTCGTCGGCAACGACCAGATGGCGCTCGGCGCGCTTCGGGCGTTGCGCGAGGCCGACATCCGGGTGCCGGAGGACGTCAGCGTGGTCGGCTTCGACGACATACCGGAGGCGGAGTTCTTCCCGCCGCCGCTGACCACGGTCACCCAGGATTTCACCGAGGTCGGGCGGCGCAGCATGCGTATGCTGCTGGCGCAGCTCGACTCCGCCCGGCCGGACCACCCGCCGGACGCGCTGCGCGACATCGTGCCCGCGCGGCTGGCGATCCGATCCAGCACCGCCCGTTTCATCGACCAGTGA
- the araB gene encoding ribulokinase has product MSANSDRVVIGVDYGTLSGRAVVVRVSDGAELASAVHEYPHAVVERTLPGSAVRLAPDTALQVPEDYREVLRVTVPAALAAAGVPASSVIGIATDFTACTVLPTLADGTPLNEVDGFADRPHAYVKLWKHHAAQPQADRINALAHERKEPWINRYGGKISSEWEFAKGLQVLEEDPEVYARADRWIEAADWIVWQLTGVESRNICTAGYKGIYQDGEWPSTAFLAALNPGFAGFVDKLRLDLSPLGGLAGTLSAEAAAWTGLPEGIAVAVGNVDAHVTAPAAAAVEPGQMLAVMGTSTCHIMSSDQLAEVPGMCGVVQDGIIPGLYGYEAGQSGVGDIFGWFVDNFVPASYAAEAATQGVSLHTYLTSLASQQAVGQHGLVALDWHNGNRSVLVDHNLSGVIIGETLATRPEDVYRALIEATAFGTRTIVDAFEASGVPVNEFIVAGGLLKNEFLMQIYSDVLRRPLHLIDSDQGPALGSAIHAAVAAGAYPDIRAAAAAMGKIRRNVYTPDPARADAYDALYEIYTELHEQFGRSSKSLHRLRAIRNQAVNS; this is encoded by the coding sequence GTGAGCGCTAACAGCGATCGCGTGGTGATCGGTGTCGACTACGGCACGCTATCCGGGCGCGCCGTCGTGGTCCGCGTCTCCGACGGCGCCGAGTTGGCCAGCGCCGTCCACGAATACCCGCACGCGGTCGTCGAGCGCACGCTGCCCGGCTCGGCCGTGCGGCTCGCGCCGGACACCGCGCTGCAGGTGCCGGAGGACTACCGCGAGGTGCTGCGCGTGACCGTGCCGGCGGCGCTGGCCGCGGCCGGTGTGCCCGCGTCCTCGGTGATCGGCATCGCCACCGACTTCACCGCCTGCACCGTGCTGCCCACGCTCGCGGACGGCACGCCGCTCAACGAGGTGGACGGGTTCGCCGACCGGCCGCACGCGTACGTCAAGCTGTGGAAGCACCATGCGGCCCAGCCGCAGGCGGACCGGATCAACGCGCTCGCGCACGAGCGCAAGGAGCCTTGGATCAACCGGTACGGCGGTAAGATCTCCTCGGAGTGGGAGTTCGCCAAGGGCCTGCAGGTGCTGGAGGAGGACCCGGAGGTCTACGCGCGCGCCGACCGCTGGATCGAGGCCGCGGACTGGATCGTCTGGCAGCTGACCGGCGTCGAGTCGCGCAACATCTGCACCGCCGGATACAAGGGCATCTACCAGGACGGCGAGTGGCCGTCGACCGCCTTCCTCGCCGCTCTCAACCCCGGCTTCGCCGGCTTCGTGGACAAGCTCCGGCTGGACCTGTCGCCGCTCGGCGGGCTGGCCGGCACGCTCTCCGCCGAGGCCGCGGCCTGGACCGGGCTGCCCGAGGGCATCGCGGTCGCGGTCGGCAACGTCGACGCGCACGTCACCGCGCCGGCCGCCGCCGCGGTCGAACCCGGTCAGATGCTCGCCGTGATGGGCACCAGCACCTGCCACATCATGAGCTCGGACCAGCTCGCCGAGGTACCCGGTATGTGCGGCGTGGTGCAGGACGGGATCATCCCCGGCCTGTACGGCTACGAGGCAGGGCAGAGCGGCGTCGGCGACATCTTCGGCTGGTTCGTCGACAACTTCGTGCCCGCGTCCTATGCGGCCGAGGCGGCCACCCAGGGCGTCTCGCTGCACACCTACCTGACGTCGCTCGCCTCCCAGCAGGCCGTGGGCCAGCACGGGCTGGTCGCGCTGGACTGGCACAACGGCAACCGGTCTGTGCTGGTCGACCACAACCTCTCCGGCGTGATCATCGGCGAGACGCTGGCCACCCGGCCGGAGGACGTCTACCGCGCGCTGATCGAGGCGACCGCGTTCGGTACCCGGACCATCGTCGACGCGTTCGAGGCTTCCGGCGTACCGGTGAACGAGTTCATCGTGGCGGGCGGGCTGCTGAAGAACGAGTTCCTGATGCAGATCTACTCCGACGTGCTGCGCCGGCCGCTGCACCTGATCGACTCCGACCAGGGCCCGGCGCTCGGCTCCGCGATCCACGCCGCGGTCGCCGCCGGCGCGTACCCGGACATCCGCGCCGCGGCCGCCGCGATGGGCAAGATCCGCCGGAACGTCTACACGCCGGACCCCGCGCGCGCGGACGCGTACGACGCGCTCTACGAGATCTACACCGAGCTGCACGAGCAATTCGGCCGGAGCAGCAAGTCCCTCCACCGGCTTCGCGCCATCCGTAACCAGGCGGTGAACTCATGA
- a CDS encoding SGNH/GDSL hydrolase family protein, whose protein sequence is MTAPLAASAAEPATVGIWGASLVGGGPSFANQTIRHVVYASSGGTGPRLRISNRFGTETLVLGHVDLAEQNLGGTAKPGTHHRVTFGGVFRAVVPAGAEILSDPVFMTVTAGVNLLVSMYVANAPGPSVWHPAGLTRTYISTTGDHAADDDSTAFPPPATQDDTRHFRWYYLAGVEVTSASATGTIVAFGDSLTDGFSSTPLTNRRYPDYLARRLHADTGGAPRFGVVNAGIAGNRVLQDSGSGSGLSALNRFAHDALSAHPNVRAVILLEGVNDINGTINGLPVTSWDLRAAYQTLINQAHARGIAVYGGTILPYAGFTVDGVAIHTPAREATRAALNGWIRTSGAFDAVIDFDAAMRDPADPTALLPAYAHTDHLHLTDAGMQAMADTVVASVPLT, encoded by the coding sequence GTGACGGCACCGCTCGCCGCGTCCGCCGCGGAACCGGCCACCGTCGGCATCTGGGGCGCGTCGCTCGTCGGCGGCGGCCCGAGCTTCGCGAACCAGACCATCCGCCACGTCGTCTACGCGTCCAGCGGGGGCACCGGGCCGCGGCTGCGCATCTCCAACCGGTTCGGCACCGAGACGCTGGTGCTTGGACACGTGGATCTGGCCGAGCAGAACCTCGGTGGCACCGCCAAGCCCGGCACCCATCACCGGGTCACGTTCGGCGGGGTGTTCCGGGCGGTGGTGCCGGCCGGTGCGGAGATCCTCAGCGACCCGGTCTTCATGACCGTCACCGCCGGCGTCAACCTGCTGGTCAGCATGTACGTGGCGAACGCACCCGGTCCGTCGGTGTGGCATCCGGCCGGGCTGACGCGGACGTACATCTCGACCACCGGCGATCACGCCGCCGACGATGACAGCACGGCGTTCCCGCCACCGGCGACGCAGGATGACACGCGGCACTTCCGGTGGTACTACCTGGCCGGTGTCGAGGTGACCAGCGCGAGCGCGACCGGGACGATCGTGGCGTTCGGCGACTCGCTCACCGACGGCTTCTCGTCGACCCCGCTGACCAACCGCCGGTACCCCGACTACCTGGCCCGCCGCCTGCACGCGGACACCGGTGGCGCGCCCCGGTTCGGCGTGGTCAACGCCGGCATCGCGGGCAACCGGGTGCTGCAGGACTCCGGGTCCGGCAGTGGGCTCAGCGCGCTCAACCGCTTCGCGCACGACGCGCTGTCGGCTCACCCGAACGTGCGCGCGGTGATCCTGCTGGAGGGGGTCAACGACATCAACGGCACGATCAACGGGCTGCCGGTCACCTCGTGGGACCTGCGGGCGGCCTATCAGACGCTGATCAACCAGGCGCATGCCCGCGGCATCGCGGTGTACGGCGGGACGATCTTGCCGTACGCCGGCTTCACCGTCGACGGCGTGGCGATACACACGCCGGCCCGGGAGGCGACCCGCGCGGCGCTGAACGGCTGGATCCGTACCTCGGGCGCGTTCGATGCGGTGATCGACTTCGACGCGGCGATGCGTGATCCGGCGGACCCCACCGCGCTGCTGCCCGCCTACGCGCACACCGATCACCTGCACCTGACCGACGCCGGCATGCAGGCGATGGCGGACACGGTGGTGGCCTCGGTCCCGCTCACCTGA
- a CDS encoding glycoside hydrolase family 6 protein, translating to MTSSSQRWRRGLTAVTALALGTTGIVVAASQASAAAGCRVTYSVNQWSTGFTGNLTVTNLGDPITNGWNVTWSWAGNQQVTQGWNGEISQSGTSVTVRNPSWAASLGTNASVNPGFQATYSGTNTAPTSFSLNGTVCTGSVGGTPTSSPTGGPGTPTPGPTTPGPSTQPGQKVDNPYVGAQGYVNPEWKAKAESVAGGNRISSNPTAVWIDRIAAIEGTEGSSSNGSMGVRDHLDAALAQGAGYIQFVIYNLPGRDCAALASNGELGPTELPRYKTEYIDPIAAIQADPKYKNLRIINIVEIDSLPNLVTNVEGAAGTEMCRTMKANNGYVDGVGYALAKLGAIGNVYNYVDAAHHGWIGWDTNFAPSATLFAQAANASGSTVANVHGFITNTANYSALKEPFFSASSTVNGQSVRQSKWVDWNFYVDELSFAQAFRNELIAKGFQSNIGMLIDTSRNGWGGPNRPTAASTSTDVNTWVNQSRVDRRIHSGNWCNQSGAGLGERPKAAPEPGIDAYVWVKPPGESDGSSELIPNTEGKGFDRMCDPTYTGNARNGNSMSGALPDAPISGAFFPAQLTELMNNAYPAL from the coding sequence ATGACGAGTTCTTCGCAGCGATGGCGTCGCGGCCTGACCGCCGTCACCGCGCTCGCGCTCGGCACCACCGGCATCGTCGTGGCCGCCTCGCAGGCCAGCGCGGCCGCGGGCTGCCGGGTCACCTACTCGGTGAACCAGTGGAGCACCGGCTTCACCGGCAACCTGACGGTCACCAACCTCGGCGACCCGATCACCAACGGGTGGAACGTCACCTGGAGCTGGGCCGGCAACCAGCAGGTCACCCAGGGCTGGAACGGTGAGATCAGCCAGTCCGGCACGTCGGTGACCGTGCGGAACCCGTCCTGGGCCGCGTCGCTCGGCACGAACGCGTCGGTGAACCCCGGCTTCCAGGCCACCTACTCCGGCACCAACACGGCGCCGACCTCGTTCTCGCTGAACGGCACGGTCTGCACCGGCTCGGTCGGCGGCACACCCACGTCCTCGCCGACCGGTGGCCCCGGCACGCCGACGCCGGGCCCGACCACGCCCGGCCCGTCCACGCAGCCCGGCCAGAAGGTCGACAACCCGTACGTGGGCGCTCAGGGCTACGTGAACCCGGAGTGGAAGGCGAAGGCGGAGTCGGTCGCCGGCGGCAACCGGATCTCCAGCAACCCGACCGCGGTGTGGATCGACCGGATCGCGGCCATCGAGGGCACCGAGGGCAGCAGCTCGAACGGCTCGATGGGCGTGCGGGACCACCTGGACGCGGCGCTCGCGCAGGGCGCGGGCTACATCCAGTTCGTCATCTACAACCTGCCCGGCCGGGACTGTGCCGCGCTCGCCTCCAACGGTGAGCTCGGCCCGACGGAGCTGCCGCGGTACAAGACGGAGTACATCGACCCGATCGCGGCGATCCAGGCGGACCCGAAGTACAAGAACCTGCGGATCATCAACATCGTCGAGATCGACTCGCTGCCGAACCTGGTGACGAACGTCGAGGGCGCGGCCGGCACCGAGATGTGCCGCACGATGAAGGCCAACAACGGGTACGTCGATGGTGTCGGCTACGCGCTGGCCAAGCTCGGCGCGATCGGCAACGTCTACAACTACGTGGACGCGGCGCACCACGGCTGGATCGGCTGGGACACCAACTTCGCCCCGTCCGCGACGCTGTTCGCCCAGGCCGCCAACGCCTCCGGCAGCACCGTGGCCAACGTACACGGCTTCATCACCAACACCGCGAACTACTCCGCGCTGAAGGAGCCGTTCTTCTCCGCCAGCAGCACCGTCAACGGCCAGTCCGTGCGGCAGTCGAAGTGGGTGGACTGGAACTTCTACGTCGATGAGCTGTCGTTCGCGCAGGCGTTCCGCAACGAGCTGATCGCCAAGGGCTTCCAGTCGAACATCGGCATGCTGATCGACACCAGCCGCAACGGCTGGGGTGGCCCGAACCGGCCGACCGCGGCCAGCACCTCGACCGACGTGAACACCTGGGTCAACCAGTCCCGCGTCGACCGTCGCATCCACTCCGGCAACTGGTGCAACCAGTCCGGTGCGGGCCTGGGCGAGCGGCCGAAGGCGGCCCCGGAGCCGGGCATCGACGCGTACGTCTGGGTCAAGCCGCCGGGTGAGTCGGACGGCTCCAGCGAGCTGATCCCGAACACCGAGGGCAAGGGCTTCGACCGGATGTGCGACCCGACCTACACCGGTAACGCCCGGAACGGCAACAGCATGAGCGGCGCGCTGCCGGACGCCCCGATCTCCGGCGCGTTCTTCCCGGCGCAGCTGACCGAGCTGATGAACAACGCCTACCCGGCCCTGTAG